One window from the genome of Paramisgurnus dabryanus chromosome 24, PD_genome_1.1, whole genome shotgun sequence encodes:
- the LOC135721227 gene encoding SLAM family member 5-like, with translation MFLMFVFLFFCITSLVGVFGDEVKSVSVMEGDSVTLHTNIPEIKRDDVMEWRFGRQTSTIAKIINGINQVSIYADVLDGRFRHRLQLNDQTGDLIITNITTQHTGDYNVTITSTTEISYRFNVIVYARLPVPVITTQNSSISGTTSSSSCVLLCSVLNMRDVRDVSLSWYKGNSLLSSISVSDLNNSISLHLKCLNDSYNCVVNNPISNQTQHLNTDLCQTCSDLTLILICCIAVGCLMIVASVLIFWIYRKHRNTKQHVQNRESEITYADPTFCKRAADKPGSEDDVVYAGVKR, from the exons ATGTTTCTCatgtttgtttttctctttttctgcATCACTTCTCTGGTTG gtgtgtttggtgaTGAAGTGAAGTCAGTATCAGTGATGGAGGGAGATTCTGTTACTCTACACACAAATATTCCTGAAATAAAGAGAGATGATGTGATGGAGTGGAGATTTGGACGTCAAACGTCTAccatagctaaaatcattaacGGTATTAATCAAGTCTCAATATATGCTGATGTTCTTGATGGGAGATTCAGACACAGACTGCAGTTAAATGatcagactggagatctcaTCATCACAAACATCACAACTCAACACACTGGAGATTATAATGTAACCATCACCAGCACTACAGAGATCTCATACAGATTCAATGTTATTGTTTATG CTCGTCTGCCCGTTCCTGTCATCACCACACAAAACTCTTCAATATCAGGAACAACATCAAGCTCATCATGTGTGTTATTGTGTTCAGTGTTGAATATGAGAGATGTGAGAGATGTGAGTCTGTCCTGGTACAAAGGAAACAGTTTATTATCCAGCATCAGTGTGTCTGATCTCAACAACAGCATCTCTCTTCATCTGAAGTGTCTGAATGATTCTTACAACTGTGTGGTGAACAATCCCATCAGTAATCAGACTCAACATCTCAATACTGATCTCTGTCAGACGTGTTCAG ATCTCACCTTAATTTTGATCTGTTGTATTGCTGTTGGATGTCTGATGATTGTAGCTTCAGTTCTGATCTTCTGGATCTACAGGAAACACAGAAACACAAAGCAACACG TTCAAAACAGAGAATCAGAAATTACTTATGCAGATCCAACATTCTGTAAAAGAGCAGCTGATAAACCG GGATCTGAGGATGATGTGGTGTATGCAGGAGTCAAGAGATGA
- the LOC135721229 gene encoding SLAM family member 5-like isoform X3 — MFLKFVFLSFCFTSLIGVFGDEVKSVMEGDSVTLHTNITEIKRDDVIEWRFGRQTSTIAKIINGINQVSIYADVFDGRFRHRLQLNDQTGDLIITNITTQHNGDYKLTITSTTEISYRFNVIVYARLLVPVISRDCTQNSISSSSKCVLLCSVLNVRDVSLSWYKGNSLLSSISVSDLNIIIRLSLPLEVEYQDNNTYSCVLNNPITNQTQHLNITQLCQSCSVLNWSRAETWV, encoded by the exons atgtttctcaagtttgtttttctctctttctgctTCACTTCTCTGATTG gtgtgtttggtgatgaagtgaagtcagtgatggagggagattctgttactctacacacaaatattactgaaataaagaGAGATGATGTGATAGAGTGGAGATTTGGACGTCAAACGTCTAccatagctaaaatcattaacGGTATTAATCAAGTCTCAATATATGCTGATGTTTTTGATGGGAGATTCAGACACAGACTGCAGTTAAATGatcagactggagatctcaTCATCACAAACATCACAACTCAACACAATGGAGATTATAAACTGACCATCACCAGCACTACAGAGATCTCATACAGATTCAATGTTATTGTTTATG CTCGTCTGCTCGTTCCTGTTATCAGCAGAGACTGTACACAAAACTCTATATCATCAAGCTCAAAatgtgtgttgttgtgttcaGTGTTGAATGTGAGAGATGTGAGTCTGTCCTGGTACAAAGGAAACAGTTTATTGTCCAGCATCAGTGTGTCTGATCTCAACATCATCATCAGACTCTCTCTACCTCTGGAGGTTGAATATCAGGATAACAACACATACAGCTGTGTACTCAACAATCCCATCACAAACCAAACTCAACATCTCAACATCACTCAACTCTGTCAGTCGTGTTCAG TTCTGAACTGGTCTCGAGCTGAGACTTGGGTTTAA